In the Calderihabitans maritimus genome, TTAAATTAAGCCGGGAAAGAGACGTTCTGATAGTCGACCTGCAGGGAGAACTGGACCTTCTGGTTGCGGATAATTTTCGTTCGGAAATAGATCGCTGTTTAGAAGAATGGCCGGTTAGAAATCTTTTACTGGACCTGAAGGAGGTTACCTTTATCGACAGCTCGGGACTGGGAGTTATCCTGGGGAGGTATAAAAAGGTTACTGAAAGAGGCGGGAAAGTACTTCTTACCGGCGCTCGACCACAGATTAAAAAGATTTTGGAATTGTCAGGACTGCTTAAAATAATGCCCCACTACGATACCATACA is a window encoding:
- the spoIIAA gene encoding anti-sigma F factor antagonist, whose protein sequence is MDLKLSRERDVLIVDLQGELDLLVADNFRSEIDRCLEEWPVRNLLLDLKEVTFIDSSGLGVILGRYKKVTERGGKVLLTGARPQIKKILELSGLLKIMPHYDTIQQGMDELA